A stretch of DNA from Acidobacteriota bacterium:
GTTCCGACAGACGGGCCACTTCGCGTCGCAGGCTCTCGAGCTCGGTCGTCAGCGGACAGTCGGGGCGTCCCAGGGGACAGCCGGTGGTCGACGATGCGGTCACGGCCCTCTCTGAGGCGCCATGATACCCCGGCCCGTGCCAGACTCTGCTGTACCGAGGGCTCGGGGGAGCTCGACAGCTGGATCGACCTGGCCCAAGCCCCCTCGGCCACGGCGCGGGCATTCGAGGCGCAGCGGCCGGCCGGCAGGACTCCTGCGGCGTGGAGCCTGCCGAAAAACCGGCACGCCTGGCGCCACGGGCCGGTCCCCACGGACTAACTCGCGTCATACCAGCCGTTTGGCTGCACAGCACGAAGGTTGCTGTGTAGACCAGGTACGGTAGCGCCCGACCAAGGGCGCCGTGGAGATCCTGTCATGGCCGAACATGTGCTCCTGGGCGACGAAGCCGTGGCCCTCGGTGCGATTCACGCCGGGCTGTCGGCGGCCTATGCCTACCCCGGCACGCCGTCGACGGAAATCATGGAGTTCCTCCGCGTGTGGCAGACGCGCCACGGCGCGCCGCACGCCGCCTGGACCGCCAACGAGAAGACCGCCTACGAGGAGGCGCTCGGCGTGGCGTTCGTCGGCCGGCGAGCGCTGGTCTCGATGAAGCACGTCGGGCTCAACGTCGCCGCCGACCCGTTCATGAACTCGGCGCTGGTGTCCGTGCACGGCGGCCTGGTCGTGGCGGTGGCCGACGATCCCGGCATGCACAGCTCGCAGAACGAGCAGGACAGCCGGTTCTTCGCCGACTTCGCCCGCATCCCCTGCCTCGAGCCCGCCACGCAGCAGGAGGCCTACGACATGACGCGCGAGGCCTTCGACCTGTCGGAGCGCTTCGCCGTGCCGGTCATGCTCAGGCTGGTCACGCGCCTGGCCCACGCGCGCGGCGTGGTGCGGACCGGCGAGACGCGGCCCGAGAACCCGCTCTCGAAGCCGGCCGACCGCAACGCGTGGGTGCTCCTGCCGTCGAACGCCCGCCGCCAGTGGCGCCGCCTGCTCGACCGTCAGGGCGCCATTCGCTCGTGGGCGACCGAGTCGCCCTGGAACCGGGTCGACGGACCCGGAGGCCAGGTCGAACTGGCCGTGCTCACGACCGGGATCGCTCGCAACTACTTCATCGAGAACGCGGGCGACCTCGCCGAGCCTGTCGTCCACCTGCACGTCGGTGCCTACCCGCTGCCTCAGGGGCTCGTGCGCGACGTGGCCGCCCGCGCCCGCCGCGTCCTGGTGCTCGAGGACGGCTACCCGCTGGTCGAGCGGCAGTTGCGCGGCGTGCTTCCGTCGGCGCTGGTCGTCGAGGGCCGCGAGTCGGGCGAGGTGCCGCCCGACGGCGAGCTGACGCCCGACCTGGTCCGCCGGGCCCTCGGGCTCGAGGTCAAGGCCGGGATGCACCTCGACGGGCTCACGCTGCCCACGCGGCCGCCACAGCTGTGCCAGGGATGTCCGCATGGCGACTCGTACCACGCGCTCCAGCTCGCGATGGCGGGGTTCGAGCGGACCATGGTGGCCTCCGACATCGGCTGCTACACGCTCGGCGCGCTGCCGCCGTATTCGGCCATCGAGTCGTGCGTCTGCATGGGCGCCTCAATCGGCATGGCCAAGGGCGCGGCCGAGGCGGGGTTCCGTCCCGCCATCGCCGTCATCGGCGACAGCACGTTCCTCCATTCGGGACTGACCGCGCTCGTCGACTGCGTCTCGGCGAACACCGACATGACGCTCGTCATCCTCGACAACGAGACGGTCGGGATGACCGGCGGGCAACCGACGATGGTGCCCTCGTCGCGCCTGCAGGCGATCGTGCTCGGGCTCGGTGTCGACCCCGATCACTTCCACGTGCTCGATGCGCACCCGCGGCAGACAGAGGCCAATGCCGAGGTGCTCGCGCGCGAGCTCGCGCACCCGGGCCTGTCAGTGGTCGTGCTGGTGCGCGAGTGCATCGAGACCGCGCGAGCCAAGAAGGCCGAACAGGCCGCGAGCAGGGGCAGGTCATGAAGTTCGACATCGTGCTGGCGGGCGTGGGCGGGCAGGGCGTCCTCTCGGTGTCGGCCGTCATCGCGTCGGCGGCGCTCGATCAGGGGCTCGACGTCAAGCAGTCGGAAGTGCACGGAATGGCGCAGCGGGGTGGCGCGGTGCAGGCCAACCTGCGCCTCAGCGACCAGCCGATTGCCAGCGATCTGATCCCGAGCGGCAGCGCGGCGCTCATCCTGAGCATGGAGCCGCTCGAGGGACTGCGGTATCTCGACCGCTTGTCGCCCGACGGGACCGTGATCTCGTCGATCAACCCGGTCACGAACATTCCCGACTACCCGCCCATCGACGACGTGCTCGCCACGCTCGGACGACTGCCGAGGGCCGTGCTGATCGACAGCGACAAGCTCGCGCGCGAGGCCGGGTCGATTCGCGCCACCAACATGGTGATCGTCGGCGCGGCCTCGCGGGTGCTGCCGCTCGACCCGTCGACGCTCGAGCGGTTCATCGCGTCGCGCTTCGCCTCGAAGGGGGAGAAGGTCGTCGAGCTCAACCTTCGCGCGTTTCGCGCCGGGCGCGAGGCGGCGGCCCGATGACACTCCACGTGCCGGGCGCGCTGGCCCTGCTCGACGCTGCGCGTGCGGGCGGTCTCAGGCTCGCCGTCGAGCCCGTCGGGTTCCCGGTCCTCGAGCGTCTCGGCATCGAGTGTCCACGCCTCCTGTGCGTGGCGTCACCCGGGGAGATCGCGGCCGCCGACCTCGACGGGTTCGCCGGCGACCGCGTCGTCGTCAAGGTGGCCTCGTCGGCCATCCTGCATCGCAGCGACGTCGGCGGCGTCGCCGTCGTCGAGCGATCGGTCGAGGCCGTCCGGTCGGCGATGGCGCGCATGGAAGAGAGCCTGCCCGCCGGCCCTCGCGAAGGCTACACCGTCAGCGGCTTCGTGCCCCACGCCGGGTCGCCCGGTCACGAGTGGCTCGTCGGGCTGCGCTGGACCGACGACTTCGGGCCGGTCGTCATGGTCGGCCCCGGGGGCCTTCACGCGGAGTTCCTCGCCGCGCACCTCGACGAGGCGACGGCCATCCTCGCGGTCGACGGCATGACGCGCGAGCGGGTCACACGGCGCCTGTCGCGCCTGCCGCTCGTCCGGCTGGTGTGCGAGACCCGGCGCGGCCACCCCCCCGCGCTGCCGTTCGGGCGGCTGGTCGACGTCGTCTGCGCGTTCGGCGAGCTCGCCCGGGCCGCCATGCCCGTGCCTCTTTTCGAGATCGAGATCAACCCCCTGGCGGTGAGCGGCGGGCGGCTCGTGGCGCTCGACGTGCTCGCGAGGCTCGAGGGCGACGCGCGGTTGCCGGCGCCGCCGCGGCCCAGGCACAAGATCGCGAGGCTGCTCGCGCCGCGCCGCGTCGCGATCGCGGGCGTCTCGACCCGCCAGAACCCGGGGCGCGTCATTCTCGACAACCTGCTGGCGCTCGGCTACCCGCGTGACGGCATCACCGCGATCAAGCCGGGCGTCGACCAGATCGCGGGCGTGGCCGCCGTGCCTGACGTCGCGTCGCTCGCGGCACCGGTCGATCTGCTCGTGCTCGCGATTGCGGCGCGCGAGGTCCCCGCGGCCGTGGCGACAGCGGCCGACCAGCGCAAGGCCGAGGCCATCATCGTCATCCCCGGCGGACTCGAGGAGAAGACCGGGACCGAGGCACTCGTCGCATCGATGCGCGAGGCGCTGGCGCGTGCGCGGCAGACCGGCGAAGGGGGGCCGGTCGTCAACGGCGGCAACTGCCTCGGCATCCGCTCGGTCCCGGGGCGGTACGACACGATGTTCATCCCCCAGCACAAGCTCGGGGCCCCCGCCGGCGACGCCGCGCCGCTCGCGCTCGTGTCGCAGAGCGGGGCATTCGCCATCGCGCGCATGGGCAAGCTCGCGTTCGCCGCGCCGCGGTACGTCGTCACGCTCGGCAACCAGATGGATCTGACGATTGGCGACTACGTGGCCCACTTCGCGGGCGAGGCCGACGTCGAGGTCGTTGCCGTCTACGTCGAGGGCTTCAAGCCAGGCGACGGCCGGGAGTTCCTTCGCGCGGCCCGCGACCTGACGGAGAGCGGGCGTCAGGTCATCTTCTACCGCGCCGGGCGGACGGCGGCTGGCGCGGCGGCTTCGTCGAGCCACACGGCCTCGATTGCCGGCGACTACGCGGTCTCGAGGGATCTGGCCCGCGAGGCCGGGGTCATCGTCGCCGAGAGCCTCGAAGCGTTCGAGGATCTCGTGACGACGTTCAGCGCGCTCCGGGGACGGGTGCCCGCCGGCCGGCGTGTGGGGGCCGTGTCGAACGCGGGGTTCGAGTGCGTGGCCATCGCCGACGCGCTCGTCCGGAGTCCGCTGGCTCGCTTCGACCCCACCACCACGAGCGCGCTCGCGACGCTGCTCGCCGAGGCGCGGATCGACGGGCTCGTCGACATCCACAACCCGCTCGACCTGACGCCGATGGCCGACGACGCGACGTTCGACGCGGCTGTGGGCGCCGTCGCCGACTGCGCGGACGTCGACCTCGTCGTCGTCGGCTGCGTGCCGCTGACGCCGGCCCTGCAGACGCTCGAACGCGGGCCGGCGCACGCCGAGGATCTCGAGAGGCCGGACGCGCTCGCCGCCCGGCTCGGGCGGCGGTTCGCCGCGAGCCGCAAGCCGTGGGTCGTCGTCGTCGATGCCGGCCCGCTGTACGATCCGTTCGCTGCGGCCCTCGCGCGGCACCGCCTTCCGGTCTTCCGGACGGCCGACCGCGCTGTCGGCGCCCTCGACGCCTTCGTCGCGGCCAGTCTGACGACGGCCGACGCCGAATCGTGAGCTGGTGAGTCTTCCCGACGGCTGGCGACCCGCCCGGGCCGCGAGCCGGTCCGACATCTACCAGGAGTCAGTGATGTCCACGCCAGACAAGCCGTACCGCCACAAGACGATTGGCGCGCGCCGCCTCGCGCCGGAAACGCTGATGATGAGCTACGGGTACGACCCGCATCTGTCGGAAGGCGCGGTGAAGTGCCCGATCTTCCACACCTCGACGTTCGTCTTCAAGACCGCCGAGGAGGGCAAGTCGTTCTTCGAGCTCGCCTATGGCCTGCGCGAGCAGGGTCCGCAGGAGGAGCCCGGGCTCATCTACAGCCGCATCAACAACCCCGACCTCCAGGTGCTCGAGGAACGGCTCACGCTGTGGGACGGCGCCGAGTCGGGCCTCGCCTTCGCGAGCGGGATGGCGGCGATCTCGACGACGCTGCTGACGTTCCTGCGGCCCGGCGACGTCATCGTGCACAGCGAGCCGGTGTACGGCGGAACCGAGTTCCTGATCGAGCACGTGCTGCCGCAGTTCCAGATCGCGCACGAGGAGTTCGGCGTCTACCCGGGTGGCCGGTCGCTCGACGACGCGCTGGCGGCCGCGCGCCAGAAAGGGCGGGTGGCCGTCATCTTCATCGAGACGCCGGCCAACCCGACCAACGACCTCATCGACATCGCCGTGTGCGCGGACGCGTCACGCCGCGTCGGCCCGGAGGCGACCCGCCCGCTCGTCATCGTCGACAACACGTTCCTCGGTCCGCTCTGGCAGCACCCCCTCGAGTGCGGCGCCGACCTCGTCATCTACTCGCTGACGAAGTACGTCGGCGGCCACAGCGACCTCGTGGCCGGTGCCACGCTCGGGTCGGACGCGCACATCGGCCCCGTGCGCGCCATGCGCACTATCCTGGGCACCATCTGCGATCCGCAGACGGCCTGGCTGCTGCTGCGGTCGATGGAGACGCTCAAGCTCCGCATGACCTCGTCGATGAAGAACGCCCGCTACGTCGCGGAGTTCCTGAGCGAGCATCCGAAGGTGGCGAAGGTGCACTACCTCGGGTTCCTCGAAGAGGGCACCACCCAGCGCGAGATCTACCAGCGTCAGTGCAAGGCGCCGGGGTCGACCTTCTCGTTCGAGATTCACGGGGGCGAGGCCGAGGCGTTCCGGCTGCTCAACCACCTGCACCTCGTGCGGCTCGCGGTCAGCCTCGGGGGCACCGAGAGCCTGATGCAGCACCCGGCGACGATGACGCACGCCGACGTGCCGGCCGAGCGCCTGAGCGAGATGGGCGTGACGCCCGCGATGCTGCGCATCTCGGTCGGCATCGAGCACCCTGAGGACGTCATCGCCGACCTGTCTCAGGCGCTCGACGCCGTGTGACCGCAGCTAGCGCACGATCGCCTCGACGGCCCGTGCCACCTCGAGGAGGCGATCCGTCTCGCCGCGGCGGCCGACGATCTGCAGGCCGATCGGGAAGCCGCGCCGGGTGGTCCCGCAGGGCAGCGTGATGGCGGGATGGCCCGTGAGGTCGAACAGCTGCGTCAGCTTCAGCATGGCGGCCCGCACCGGCAACTCGACGCGGCCCGCACTCACCGTTTCGGCGCCGAGGGGGAATGCCGCGACGGGCAGCGTCGGCAGGACGAGGGCGTGGCAGCCCTCGAGCGCCCGGTCGACCTCGTGCGTCAGCCGGTCGCGCCCGAGGAGTGCCCGCGCGTAGTCCTCCGCCCTCAGGTAGCGCGCCAGCTCGAGCCGCAGGCGGACCGGTGGCGTGTAGCGCTCCGGCGCCGAGACGAGCGTCGCGGCGTGATAGGCCGCGGCCTCGGCGAACACGATGCCGAGGTAGATCGGCGCGATGTCGGCGGCACTCGGCACGTCCGCCTCGTCGATGCGCGTGCCGGCCTCGCGCAGGCGATCAAGGGCCACGCCGACGGCGTGCCTGACCTCGGGATCGAGCTGGTCGGTGAAGTACCCCGCGAGGGCACCCATGCGCAGCGAGGCCGGGTCCGCGATGTCGAGCCGATCGCCCATGCCCACGGGATCGCCGCGCATGGCGCGCGTCAGCGTCCAGGCGTCCTCGACCGATCGCGCAAGCGGCCCGACGTGATCGAGCGTCCAGCTCAGGGGCACCACGCCGCTCGTCGGCAGCTCGCCATACGTCGGCTTGAGTCCGACGAGGCCGCAGATCGACGAGGGAATGCGGACCGACCCTCCGGTGTCGCTGCCAATCGACGCCACCGACATGCCGGCCACGACGCTCGCGGCCGACCCGCCGCTCGACCCGCCGGGTGACCGGGCCGGGTCGAGGGGATGTCGTGCGGGGCCCCAGCCCGAGTCCTCGTTGGTCGTGCCGAAGGCGAACTCGTGCATGTTGCACTTGCCGACGATCACGGCGCCGGCGTAGGTCAGACGGGCCACGATCGGCGCGTGCCGCGCCGCTCGTGCGTGGGCGCGGACCCGCGAGCCCGCCGTGGTGACCACGTCCTCGACGTCCATCAGGTCCTTGAGCGAGATCGGGATGCCCTGCAAGGGGCCGCGATCGCGGCCCGCCGAGAGCTCGGCGTCCGCCCGCCGGGCGGCGTCCAGTGCCAGGTCTGCCGTGACCGTGATGAACGCGTTCAAGCGGTCGTTGCCGGTGTCGATGGCCTCGAGACACCGCTCCGTGAGCGCGACGGCGGAGACCTCTCCGCGCCGCAACCGTCGCGCGAGGCTCGTCAGCGTGTCGAGGTGCGGCTCGTGCGCCGTCGCGTCGACCGGACCCGCGCCGGTCGCGGCGTGCGATGGCGCTGGCGCCGGCGCGGGCTCGGCGGCGCCGAGCCGGGCGTCGGCCCGAGGGGCCCACGAGGCCTCGGCGAGCGCCTGGCGGGTCGCCGCCAGCCCCTCGAGCAGCGGGACGAGGGCGTCGAGTCCGCGCCGCCTCGCGTCGTCGATGGCCTGTGCCAGCCAGGTGTCGATCGTCATTCGGCCTCCGCCATCGCGTCGAGATCGTCGAGCGTGGCCACCGCGCGGCGCAGGTGCGGGATGGTGATCGACCCGCCGACGACGAGGCCGACGTTCAGCGCATCGAGGAACTCCTCGCGCGTCACGCCCTCCTCCTTGCAGCGCACCAGGTGGTACGTCACACAGTCGTCACACCGGAGGACGAGCGAGGCGACGAGGCCGAGCAGCTCCTTCGTCTTGATCGGCAGCGCGCCTTGCTCGTAGGCCCGGGTGTCGAGCGCGAAGAACCGCTTCAGCCCGAGGTGATCCGATTCGAGGATGCGGGCGTTCATCTTCTCGCGGAACACCCGGAACTCCTGCAGTCGCTCGCTCATGGCCGGCTCCAGACGAAAGGGGCACGCGGCGCCGCTTGGCGTCCGTGCGGCCTCGATTGTAAGCTAGCCGTTCCTCGTCCCCCATGCGCCTCACGAAGATCGTTGCCACCCTCGGTCCGGCCAGCAGCAGCGAACCGGCCATCTCGGAGCTCGTCGCGGCCGGTGTCGACGTCTTCCGGCTGAACTTCTCGCACGGGTCGCACGCCGTGCACCGTCAGACGCTGGAACGGGTCAGGGCGGTGGCGGCCGCGGCGGGCCGGACCGTCTCGGTGCTCCAGGACCTGAGCGGCCCGAAGATTCGCACCGGGCGGCTCGCCGGCGGGCAGCCCATTCCACTCGTCGAGGGCAGCGTGTTGCGGATCGCCACGGGCGACTTCGTGGGCGGGCCCGGTCGCGTGTCGACGACCTACCCGGAACTGGCGCGGGCCGTCGGTCCCGGCGACCGCCTCGTGCTCGACGACGGACGGCTCGAGGTGCGGGTCGAGGCGTCCGACGGACAGGAGATCGTCGCCATGGTCGTCGGTGGCGGCGATCTCGGCGAGCACAAGGGCATCAACGCGCCGGGCGTGCGGCTGCCGGCCTCGAGCTTCACGGCGAAGGACCTCGCCGACCTCGCCTTCGGCCTCGACTGCGGCGTCGACTTCGTCGCGTTGAGCTTCGTCCAGTCGGCCGCCGACCTGCACCGCGCGCGCGAGGCCATGGCCGGTCACGGCCGGCCGAGCGTCCCGCTCATCGCGAAGATCGAGCGGCCGGAGGCCGTGGCCGGCATGGAGGCGGTGCTCGACGCGAGCGACGGCGTCATGGTGGCGCGGGGCGACCTGGGCCTCGAGTTGCCGCTCGAGCGCGTTCCGCGGGTCCAGAAGGAGATCGTCCGGGGCGCGCACGCGCGCGGCATTCCCGTGATCGTCGCCACGCAGGTCTTCGATTCGATGCGCAGCGAGCCGATGCCGACCCGGGCCGAAGTGAGTGACGCCGCCAACGCGGTCGACGATCTCGTCGACGCGATCATGCTGTCGGGCGAGACGGCCGTGGGGCGCTGGCCACGGCGGACGGTCGAGACGCTCGACGCGGTGATCCGCGAGGCCGAGTCGATGCAGGCCGCCGCCTTCGCCGAGGTCGATGCCCGTGTCATCCCGCTAGAGCACAGCCGCGCGCTGTGCGAGGCGGCCGTCGGCCTCGCGACGCGCGTGCAGGCGAGCGCCATCGTCGCCGTGACGCGCGGAGGCCGCACGCCCCGCGTGCTGTCGGCGCTCAGGCCGGCCGTGCCGATATTCGTCGCGACCGGCGACGACGCTCTGGCGCGGCGCCTCACGCTCCATCGCGGCGTGCGGCCGGTCGTCCTGCCGCACGGCCCTCACTTCGGCGCCACCCTCGACGCGGTCGAGGACCGGCTCATCGCCAGCGGCTGGTTGCCAAGCGGCGCCGTCATCGTGTTCGTCAGCATCGCCCCCGACCTTGCCGTGAGCCACGCCAACCTGCTCGGCATCCGGCGGCTCGGTGAAAGGAGCAGTCGATGAGTCCGCGCGCGAAGCGCCTGCCCGTGAAGGTTCGATGCCTGGCCGTGCTGGTGGCCGGGTCGTGGTGGGCGTCGGGCGGGGGCGCCGCGGCGCAGCAGCCGCCCGTGCAGCCGCCGGCGCTCCAGGAAACCGTCGTCGTCACCGGCAGCGCGGCGCCGGTGGCCTTCGGCAACCTGACGAGGACCGTCCGGGTGATCTCCCGGGAGGAGATCGCGCGGCTGCCGGCCCGGTCGGTGGCCGACCTCCTCCGCCTGCTCGCGAACGTCGACGCCCGGGCGCGCGGGCCGCGCGGCGTGCAGACCGACTTCACCCTGCGCGGCGCGGGCTTCGGCCAGGCGCTGGTGCTCGTCGACGGCCTGCGACTGAACAACGCCCAGTCGGGGCACCACAACGGCGACATCCCCGTGCTCGTCGAGGACATCGAGCGCATCGAGGTGCTCGCCGGGCCCGGGTCGGCATTGTTCGGCGCCGATGCGTTCGGCGGCACCATCAACGTGATCACGAGGCGCGGGCGCGGAGCGCCTGGCGCCACGCTCGTCGCCGGCTCGCACGGGCTCGTCGACGGCTCGGCCTCGGGCGGGTTCGAACGCGGGCGCGTCAGGCAGCGCGTGAGCGTCGGGGCCGCGCGCTCGTCCGGCTTCATGATCGCCCGCGACTTCCGGACCGTCGGGCTGACCTCGCGCACCGAGGTCGGGCGCGCGACGACGTTCTCCATCGCCACGCTCGACAAGGAGTTCGGCGCCAACGGCTTCTACGGCCCCTCGCCATCGCGGGAGTGGACCACGCAGACGATGGTGTCGGCCGAGCGGCGGTTCGCGGCCGGCCCGCGCGTCGACGGCCAGGTGAGCCTCGCGTACCGCACGCACCGCGATCGCTTCCTCTGGAACGAGACGCGGCCGGGCGAATTCGAGAACCGCCATCGCACTCACGCGATCGACGTCGTGGCCAGGGCGCGGTGGCGGCCCACGGCACACGCCAGCGTGGCCGGCGGCGTCGAGCAGGCGGGCGACTGGATCCGGTCGAGCAACCTCGGCGATCACGACCAGGCCCGCACGGGCGCCTTCGTCGAGGCGCAGGTGGGCCTCGGCCGGCGCGTGGTCGTGTCGCCCGCGCTGCGCGTCGACCGGTACTCGACCTTCGGCACCGCCTGGAGCCCGGCCCTCGGCATCTCGGCCTGGGCCGGCGAGACCGTGCACCTTCGCGCGTCGGCCGGCCGGGCGTTCCGCGTGCCGACCTTCACCGAGCGGTTCTACACCGACCCGGCGCACCGCGCGAACGCCGCGCTCGGCCCCGAGCGGGCGTGGTCGGTCGAGGGCGGGGTCGACTGGTTTCCCGCCGACGGGTGGGTGGCCACGGCCGGGGTGTTCTCGCGCTGGGAGCGCGACGTCATCGACTGGGTGCGCGCGCGTCCGGCCGATCGC
This window harbors:
- a CDS encoding acetate--CoA ligase family protein encodes the protein MTLHVPGALALLDAARAGGLRLAVEPVGFPVLERLGIECPRLLCVASPGEIAAADLDGFAGDRVVVKVASSAILHRSDVGGVAVVERSVEAVRSAMARMEESLPAGPREGYTVSGFVPHAGSPGHEWLVGLRWTDDFGPVVMVGPGGLHAEFLAAHLDEATAILAVDGMTRERVTRRLSRLPLVRLVCETRRGHPPALPFGRLVDVVCAFGELARAAMPVPLFEIEINPLAVSGGRLVALDVLARLEGDARLPAPPRPRHKIARLLAPRRVAIAGVSTRQNPGRVILDNLLALGYPRDGITAIKPGVDQIAGVAAVPDVASLAAPVDLLVLAIAAREVPAAVATAADQRKAEAIIVIPGGLEEKTGTEALVASMREALARARQTGEGGPVVNGGNCLGIRSVPGRYDTMFIPQHKLGAPAGDAAPLALVSQSGAFAIARMGKLAFAAPRYVVTLGNQMDLTIGDYVAHFAGEADVEVVAVYVEGFKPGDGREFLRAARDLTESGRQVIFYRAGRTAAGAAASSSHTASIAGDYAVSRDLAREAGVIVAESLEAFEDLVTTFSALRGRVPAGRRVGAVSNAGFECVAIADALVRSPLARFDPTTTSALATLLAEARIDGLVDIHNPLDLTPMADDATFDAAVGAVADCADVDLVVVGCVPLTPALQTLERGPAHAEDLERPDALAARLGRRFAASRKPWVVVVDAGPLYDPFAAALARHRLPVFRTADRAVGALDAFVAASLTTADAES
- a CDS encoding indolepyruvate oxidoreductase subunit beta, with translation MKFDIVLAGVGGQGVLSVSAVIASAALDQGLDVKQSEVHGMAQRGGAVQANLRLSDQPIASDLIPSGSAALILSMEPLEGLRYLDRLSPDGTVISSINPVTNIPDYPPIDDVLATLGRLPRAVLIDSDKLAREAGSIRATNMVIVGAASRVLPLDPSTLERFIASRFASKGEKVVELNLRAFRAGREAAAR
- the pyk gene encoding pyruvate kinase, yielding MRLTKIVATLGPASSSEPAISELVAAGVDVFRLNFSHGSHAVHRQTLERVRAVAAAAGRTVSVLQDLSGPKIRTGRLAGGQPIPLVEGSVLRIATGDFVGGPGRVSTTYPELARAVGPGDRLVLDDGRLEVRVEASDGQEIVAMVVGGGDLGEHKGINAPGVRLPASSFTAKDLADLAFGLDCGVDFVALSFVQSAADLHRAREAMAGHGRPSVPLIAKIERPEAVAGMEAVLDASDGVMVARGDLGLELPLERVPRVQKEIVRGAHARGIPVIVATQVFDSMRSEPMPTRAEVSDAANAVDDLVDAIMLSGETAVGRWPRRTVETLDAVIREAESMQAAAFAEVDARVIPLEHSRALCEAAVGLATRVQASAIVAVTRGGRTPRVLSALRPAVPIFVATGDDALARRLTLHRGVRPVVLPHGPHFGATLDAVEDRLIASGWLPSGAVIVFVSIAPDLAVSHANLLGIRRLGERSSR
- a CDS encoding carboxymuconolactone decarboxylase family protein, which encodes MSERLQEFRVFREKMNARILESDHLGLKRFFALDTRAYEQGALPIKTKELLGLVASLVLRCDDCVTYHLVRCKEEGVTREEFLDALNVGLVVGGSITIPHLRRAVATLDDLDAMAEAE
- a CDS encoding cystathionine gamma-synthase family protein produces the protein MSTPDKPYRHKTIGARRLAPETLMMSYGYDPHLSEGAVKCPIFHTSTFVFKTAEEGKSFFELAYGLREQGPQEEPGLIYSRINNPDLQVLEERLTLWDGAESGLAFASGMAAISTTLLTFLRPGDVIVHSEPVYGGTEFLIEHVLPQFQIAHEEFGVYPGGRSLDDALAAARQKGRVAVIFIETPANPTNDLIDIAVCADASRRVGPEATRPLVIVDNTFLGPLWQHPLECGADLVIYSLTKYVGGHSDLVAGATLGSDAHIGPVRAMRTILGTICDPQTAWLLLRSMETLKLRMTSSMKNARYVAEFLSEHPKVAKVHYLGFLEEGTTQREIYQRQCKAPGSTFSFEIHGGEAEAFRLLNHLHLVRLAVSLGGTESLMQHPATMTHADVPAERLSEMGVTPAMLRISVGIEHPEDVIADLSQALDAV
- a CDS encoding indolepyruvate ferredoxin oxidoreductase — translated: MAEHVLLGDEAVALGAIHAGLSAAYAYPGTPSTEIMEFLRVWQTRHGAPHAAWTANEKTAYEEALGVAFVGRRALVSMKHVGLNVAADPFMNSALVSVHGGLVVAVADDPGMHSSQNEQDSRFFADFARIPCLEPATQQEAYDMTREAFDLSERFAVPVMLRLVTRLAHARGVVRTGETRPENPLSKPADRNAWVLLPSNARRQWRRLLDRQGAIRSWATESPWNRVDGPGGQVELAVLTTGIARNYFIENAGDLAEPVVHLHVGAYPLPQGLVRDVAARARRVLVLEDGYPLVERQLRGVLPSALVVEGRESGEVPPDGELTPDLVRRALGLEVKAGMHLDGLTLPTRPPQLCQGCPHGDSYHALQLAMAGFERTMVASDIGCYTLGALPPYSAIESCVCMGASIGMAKGAAEAGFRPAIAVIGDSTFLHSGLTALVDCVSANTDMTLVILDNETVGMTGGQPTMVPSSRLQAIVLGLGVDPDHFHVLDAHPRQTEANAEVLARELAHPGLSVVVLVRECIETARAKKAEQAASRGRS
- a CDS encoding TonB-dependent receptor; translated protein: MSPRAKRLPVKVRCLAVLVAGSWWASGGGAAAQQPPVQPPALQETVVVTGSAAPVAFGNLTRTVRVISREEIARLPARSVADLLRLLANVDARARGPRGVQTDFTLRGAGFGQALVLVDGLRLNNAQSGHHNGDIPVLVEDIERIEVLAGPGSALFGADAFGGTINVITRRGRGAPGATLVAGSHGLVDGSASGGFERGRVRQRVSVGAARSSGFMIARDFRTVGLTSRTEVGRATTFSIATLDKEFGANGFYGPSPSREWTTQTMVSAERRFAAGPRVDGQVSLAYRTHRDRFLWNETRPGEFENRHRTHAIDVVARARWRPTAHASVAGGVEQAGDWIRSSNLGDHDQARTGAFVEAQVGLGRRVVVSPALRVDRYSTFGTAWSPALGISAWAGETVHLRASAGRAFRVPTFTERFYTDPAHRANAALGPERAWSVEGGVDWFPADGWVATAGVFSRWERDVIDWVRARPADRWQTTNVHRIRTAGAEVGVKRLGAGWIAALDYAWLSSEADRLVLLSKYSLDFARHSVVMSGGVDLPWQLQAGGRVDVRGRVARPAYALVDARLGRRVGPAEVFLEGANLFDADYEEIRGVAMPGRSISAGLRVGY
- a CDS encoding amidase, translated to MTIDTWLAQAIDDARRRGLDALVPLLEGLAATRQALAEASWAPRADARLGAAEPAPAPAPSHAATGAGPVDATAHEPHLDTLTSLARRLRRGEVSAVALTERCLEAIDTGNDRLNAFITVTADLALDAARRADAELSAGRDRGPLQGIPISLKDLMDVEDVVTTAGSRVRAHARAARHAPIVARLTYAGAVIVGKCNMHEFAFGTTNEDSGWGPARHPLDPARSPGGSSGGSAASVVAGMSVASIGSDTGGSVRIPSSICGLVGLKPTYGELPTSGVVPLSWTLDHVGPLARSVEDAWTLTRAMRGDPVGMGDRLDIADPASLRMGALAGYFTDQLDPEVRHAVGVALDRLREAGTRIDEADVPSAADIAPIYLGIVFAEAAAYHAATLVSAPERYTPPVRLRLELARYLRAEDYARALLGRDRLTHEVDRALEGCHALVLPTLPVAAFPLGAETVSAGRVELPVRAAMLKLTQLFDLTGHPAITLPCGTTRRGFPIGLQIVGRRGETDRLLEVARAVEAIVR